The Eubacteriales bacterium genome window below encodes:
- a CDS encoding KOW domain-containing RNA-binding protein, whose translation MSNLSIEVGRVVVSTAGRDKNKVFIITKIVDKEYVYIADGDLRILAVPKKKKIKHLDLKPEVLDNIKEKLMNSKKVFDAELKSAIKSLEYGEVKKGD comes from the coding sequence GTGAGTAACTTATCCATAGAGGTAGGTAGAGTGGTTGTTTCCACCGCTGGCAGGGATAAGAATAAAGTCTTTATAATAACAAAGATTGTAGACAAAGAGTATGTATATATAGCAGACGGAGATTTACGAATACTTGCTGTTCCAAAGAAAAAAAAGATTAAACATTTAGATTTAAAACCAGAGGTTTTAGATAACATAAAGGAAAAGTTAATGAATAGCAAGAAAGTTTTTGACGCCGAGCTTAAAAGCGCCATAAAGTCTTTAGAATATGGCGAGGTCAAGAAGGGGGATTAA
- the truA gene encoding tRNA pseudouridine(38-40) synthase TruA, whose protein sequence is MEKFKIIIEYNGKNYCGWQKQTGQSSVQGELEKAAFNIFSKNVDIVGAGRTDAGVHAAAQVAHFCVETDIPVGKIALAFNAHLPLDIAVKKAETVSVDFHARYSAKGKKYVYSIYNAGTRPAIFKDFATFIPTKLNIKLMQEAAAAFLGTHDFAAFMAAGSSVKSTIRTINYISVVSNGDYIFIAVKGNGFLYNQVRIMAGTLIEAGKGKILPEDVSDIIKSKKRELAGPTAPPEGLILHEVMY, encoded by the coding sequence ATGGAAAAATTTAAAATTATAATCGAATACAATGGAAAGAACTATTGCGGATGGCAAAAGCAAACAGGCCAATCAAGCGTCCAAGGCGAGCTTGAAAAAGCAGCTTTTAACATTTTTTCTAAAAATGTTGATATAGTTGGTGCAGGCAGAACGGATGCCGGAGTACATGCGGCTGCTCAAGTTGCTCATTTTTGCGTTGAAACCGATATACCGGTAGGTAAAATAGCGCTTGCGTTCAATGCACATCTGCCGCTGGATATAGCTGTTAAAAAAGCTGAGACAGTTTCTGTTGACTTTCATGCAAGATATAGCGCAAAAGGCAAAAAATACGTATATTCAATATACAATGCAGGCACAAGGCCGGCAATTTTTAAAGATTTTGCTACTTTTATCCCGACAAAATTAAATATTAAATTAATGCAGGAAGCGGCGGCGGCGTTTTTAGGCACGCATGATTTTGCAGCTTTTATGGCTGCCGGTTCGAGCGTTAAATCTACGATAAGGACTATAAACTATATAAGTGTAGTATCTAACGGTGATTATATTTTCATAGCAGTTAAAGGAAACGGATTTTTATATAACCAGGTAAGGATAATGGCCGGGACTTTAATAGAAGCCGGCAAGGGAAAGATTTTGCCTGAAGATGTGTCAGATATAATAAAAAGCAAGAAAAGGGAACTTGCGGGGCCTACCGCACCGCCTGAAGGGCTAATATTACACGAAGTAATGTATTAA
- a CDS encoding DNA-directed RNA polymerase subunit alpha codes for MLGIEKPVIECVEESGKNYAKFVVEPLERGFGTTLGNSLRRVLLSCLPGAAVTSVKIDNVLHEFSTIEGVREDVVNIVLNLKQLVVRMYSDQQKTLIIDAHGPKDVTAADIVCDSEVEIVNPELTIATLGENANLYMEITVDKGRGYVMADKSSQENLPIGIIPIDSIYTPIKKVNFNVENTRVGQITDYDKLSLEVWTNGSVMPDEAVSLAARILNEHLMQFVNLNKTVDMGEIMVEKESNTKEKVLDTTIEELDLSVRSYNCLKRAGINTVQELLQRNEEEMMKVRNLGRKSLEEVLVKLDALGLKLRQDD; via the coding sequence ATGTTAGGAATTGAAAAGCCAGTAATAGAATGTGTTGAGGAGTCCGGTAAGAACTATGCAAAGTTTGTCGTGGAGCCTCTTGAGAGAGGGTTTGGGACAACGCTTGGCAACTCGCTTAGAAGAGTTCTTTTATCCTGTTTGCCGGGTGCAGCAGTTACCAGCGTTAAAATAGACAACGTACTTCATGAGTTTTCTACGATAGAAGGCGTTAGAGAAGACGTTGTCAATATTGTTTTAAATTTAAAACAACTTGTAGTACGTATGTATTCAGACCAGCAAAAGACGCTTATAATAGATGCACACGGGCCTAAGGATGTAACAGCGGCAGATATAGTCTGCGATTCGGAAGTAGAGATAGTAAACCCTGAACTTACAATTGCTACACTTGGTGAAAACGCTAATTTATACATGGAAATAACAGTTGATAAGGGCAGAGGATATGTCATGGCAGATAAAAGCAGCCAAGAAAATCTTCCTATTGGCATAATACCAATAGATTCTATCTATACGCCTATTAAAAAAGTCAATTTTAACGTTGAAAATACTCGTGTCGGCCAAATTACGGACTATGACAAGCTTTCTTTGGAAGTATGGACAAATGGCAGCGTAATGCCTGACGAAGCAGTATCGCTTGCAGCCAGAATTTTAAACGAGCATTTAATGCAGTTTGTCAACTTAAATAAAACGGTCGATATGGGAGAGATAATGGTTGAAAAGGAAAGCAATACAAAGGAAAAAGTCCTTGATACCACTATTGAAGAACTGGATTTATCTGTACGGTCTTACAATTGCCTAAAACGTGCAGGAATAAATACAGTACAAGAGCTTTTACAACGCAACGAAGAAGAGATGATGAAAGTCAGAAATCTCGGAAGAAAGTCTTTGGAAGAGGTTTTAGTGAAGTTGGATGCGTTGGGGCTTAAATTAAGACAGGATGATTAA
- a CDS encoding energy-coupling factor transporter ATPase, translating to MSLVIENLVYTYMPGTPFEAKAVDNISFSIKKGEYVGVIGHTGSGKTTLIKIMCALLKQDSGRVLLNGQDIGAKGYDKKVLRKSIGVVFQYPEYQLFEETVYKDIAFGPKKQGLSDEEVDKNVKAAMNMLDLPFNEISERSPFELSGGQKRRVAIAGVLAMFPEILILDEPVAGLDPVGRKNLFRLINRLNKEGTTIILITHSMDDLAQNAKRVLVLDHGKILTDDIPQNVFGKSYALREIGLDIPEVSKIALMLNERGVTVDNSVLTIKKLEEDIIELFGKNK from the coding sequence ATGTCGCTTGTTATAGAGAATTTGGTTTATACATATATGCCAGGAACCCCATTTGAGGCAAAAGCGGTTGATAATATATCCTTTTCTATTAAAAAGGGCGAATATGTTGGGGTAATAGGCCATACCGGATCCGGGAAGACCACGCTTATTAAGATCATGTGTGCACTTTTAAAACAGGATTCCGGAAGAGTTTTGCTAAATGGTCAGGACATAGGCGCCAAGGGCTATGACAAAAAAGTGCTTAGAAAAAGTATTGGCGTCGTATTTCAGTATCCGGAGTACCAGCTTTTTGAAGAGACGGTCTATAAGGATATAGCCTTCGGGCCTAAAAAGCAGGGTTTGTCTGACGAGGAAGTTGATAAAAACGTTAAGGCAGCTATGAACATGCTTGACCTTCCATTTAATGAAATCAGCGAGAGGTCTCCTTTCGAACTGTCCGGCGGACAGAAAAGGCGTGTAGCTATCGCCGGAGTACTGGCGATGTTTCCGGAGATTCTGATACTCGATGAACCTGTTGCAGGCCTAGACCCTGTCGGCAGGAAAAATCTTTTTAGACTTATCAACAGGCTTAATAAAGAAGGAACTACTATAATACTGATAACACACAGCATGGACGACCTGGCACAGAATGCAAAACGTGTTTTAGTTTTAGACCATGGGAAAATACTGACGGACGATATACCGCAGAATGTATTTGGAAAGTCTTATGCGTTAAGGGAAATCGGCCTGGATATCCCAGAAGTATCTAAAATTGCGCTTATGCTAAATGAGCGGGGTGTAACCGTTGACAATAGTGTACTCACAATTAAGAAGCTGGAAGAAGACATTATTGAACTTTTTGGTAAGAACAAATGA
- the rpmJ gene encoding 50S ribosomal protein L36: MKVKPSVKPICEKCKTIKRHGKVMVICKNKKHKQTQG; encoded by the coding sequence ATGAAGGTAAAACCATCAGTAAAACCGATTTGCGAAAAATGCAAAACGATAAAAAGACACGGTAAAGTTATGGTTATTTGTAAAAACAAAAAACATAAACAAACACAAGGTTAA
- a CDS encoding bL17 family ribosomal protein, producing the protein MALYNKLSKPSGPRKAMLRNLVTDLLWNGKIETTEAKAKEVRSIAEKIITMAIKEYDSNVKVKKTVLENGTKVEKEFENDSPAKLHVRRQIMSYVYDIKEAKGEKESKYTYIKRTKDIQHPLVEKLFREIAPKYDKRAKESGQGGGYTRIVKKGPRRGDAAEVVILELV; encoded by the coding sequence GTGGCGCTTTATAATAAACTTAGCAAACCGTCCGGCCCGAGAAAGGCAATGCTAAGAAATCTAGTTACCGACTTATTATGGAATGGTAAAATAGAGACTACTGAAGCAAAAGCCAAAGAAGTCAGGTCTATTGCTGAGAAGATCATTACCATGGCCATTAAGGAATACGATTCTAATGTCAAGGTGAAAAAGACGGTTTTAGAAAACGGCACGAAAGTGGAAAAAGAATTTGAAAATGATTCACCCGCTAAACTTCATGTAAGAAGGCAGATAATGTCTTATGTGTATGATATCAAAGAGGCAAAAGGTGAAAAAGAAAGCAAGTACACCTATATAAAAAGGACAAAGGACATTCAGCATCCATTAGTTGAAAAGTTATTTAGGGAAATCGCCCCTAAGTATGACAAGCGTGCGAAGGAGTCCGGTCAAGGCGGTGGATACACACGCATAGTGAAAAAAGGACCACGGCGCGGAGATGCTGCAGAAGTTGTTATTCTGGAGCTCGTATAG
- a CDS encoding energy-coupling factor transporter transmembrane component T, with protein MIKNITLGQYFPGESPIHKIDPRTKILLAVALIVFVFIVKTYIGYAVLFAYIFTAILMSGIHVKYVLKNLRSLWFILFFTFVLNAFFTSGETTLFEWWIFRVTKEGLNQAVFLALRLILLLFATSLLTLTTSPIEFTDGLEKLLKPLTIVHFPVNELAMMMTIAIRFIPTLLEETDKIMSAQTARGADFESSSLIKRAYSLIPLLIPLFVSAFRRANELALAMEARCYSGGRNRTRMKSLKMGYRDLVSYLTFCGLIVFICFGF; from the coding sequence ATGATTAAAAATATTACACTTGGGCAATATTTCCCCGGCGAATCGCCAATACATAAGATAGATCCAAGAACAAAGATACTACTTGCTGTTGCATTAATAGTCTTTGTTTTTATAGTTAAAACGTATATAGGGTATGCGGTATTGTTTGCTTATATATTTACGGCGATTCTTATGTCCGGTATCCATGTAAAGTACGTTTTGAAAAACTTAAGGTCACTTTGGTTTATACTTTTTTTTACATTCGTATTAAATGCGTTTTTTACATCTGGGGAGACGACATTATTCGAATGGTGGATATTCAGGGTTACTAAAGAGGGGTTAAATCAAGCTGTTTTTCTGGCTTTAAGGTTAATATTGCTTTTATTTGCAACCAGCCTTTTAACATTGACTACCTCGCCTATTGAATTTACGGATGGACTGGAAAAGCTGTTAAAGCCTTTAACTATAGTGCATTTTCCGGTAAACGAACTGGCAATGATGATGACGATAGCCATTCGTTTTATTCCGACACTTTTAGAAGAGACAGATAAAATAATGAGTGCACAGACAGCAAGAGGAGCAGACTTTGAAAGTTCCAGTTTGATAAAGCGAGCTTATAGCTTAATACCATTACTTATACCTTTATTTGTTTCAGCATTCAGGAGAGCTAATGAACTGGCGCTTGCGATGGAAGCAAGGTGCTATTCCGGCGGTAGAAACAGGACAAGGATGAAAAGCTTAAAAATGGGATATAGGGATTTAGTTTCTTATTTAACGTTTTGCGGGCTCATTGTTTTTATCTGTTTTGGATTCTAA
- the rpsK gene encoding 30S ribosomal protein S11, with amino-acid sequence MAQPKGKKTTRKRREKKNIERGQAHIRSSFNNTLVTITDTAGNALSWASAGGLGFRGSKKSTPFAAQTAAETAAKAAMEHGLKTVEVYVKGPGSGREAAIRALQTAGLEVNLIKDVTPIPHNGCRPPKRRRV; translated from the coding sequence GTGGCTCAACCTAAAGGAAAGAAAACAACTAGAAAACGTAGAGAAAAGAAGAATATAGAGCGTGGGCAAGCGCATATCCGTTCTTCCTTTAACAATACTCTTGTAACCATAACAGACACAGCAGGCAATGCACTTTCATGGGCATCTGCAGGCGGCCTGGGTTTTCGTGGTTCTAAAAAGAGCACTCCATTTGCAGCACAGACAGCAGCTGAAACAGCAGCTAAAGCAGCGATGGAGCATGGTTTAAAGACAGTTGAAGTATATGTAAAAGGTCCGGGATCGGGAAGAGAAGCTGCAATAAGAGCATTGCAGACAGCAGGTTTAGAGGTTAATTTGATAAAAGATGTGACCCCTATCCCTCACAATGGATGCCGCCCGCCAAAGAGAAGAAGAGTATAA
- the deoC gene encoding deoxyribose-phosphate aldolase: MHTFIGKSEDELKKSLPGTIDHAVLKADATADDVIHACTLAKEYGFASVCVNAAYVPLAFEHLKGTNVKVATVVGFPLGATTSKTKAFEAKEAIDSGAGEVDMVINIGFIKSGDLNSAREDIKEVKKVCRGKALLKVILENCLLTDEEKIKAIIISKEAGADYVKTSTGMSKGGATIEDVELMYKTAGDTMKIKASGGIRTANDAIAFLKAGASRIGTGSGDVLVKQVIED; encoded by the coding sequence ATGCATACATTTATTGGGAAAAGTGAAGATGAACTAAAGAAATCATTACCCGGCACTATAGACCACGCTGTGCTAAAAGCAGACGCTACAGCAGACGATGTTATACACGCTTGCACCCTAGCAAAAGAATACGGTTTTGCAAGTGTGTGCGTAAATGCAGCTTATGTTCCGCTTGCATTTGAACACCTGAAAGGTACCAATGTAAAAGTAGCTACCGTAGTTGGGTTCCCCCTCGGAGCCACAACTTCTAAAACCAAGGCGTTTGAAGCAAAAGAGGCAATAGATTCGGGCGCTGGCGAAGTGGATATGGTCATAAACATTGGGTTTATAAAAAGCGGTGACCTTAACAGTGCAAGAGAGGATATAAAAGAAGTAAAAAAAGTTTGCAGAGGAAAAGCACTTTTAAAAGTTATATTGGAAAACTGCCTTTTGACAGATGAAGAAAAAATTAAAGCCATAATTATAAGCAAAGAGGCAGGGGCGGATTATGTTAAGACATCTACTGGAATGAGCAAAGGCGGGGCAACGATTGAGGACGTTGAACTTATGTATAAAACAGCCGGTGATACTATGAAAATAAAGGCATCGGGTGGAATCAGAACGGCCAATGATGCAATTGCATTTTTAAAAGCCGGCGCTTCACGGATAGGAACAGGAAGCGGCGACGTGTTAGTAAAACAAGTGATAGAAGATTAA
- a CDS encoding energy-coupling factor transporter ATPase — translation MMDDIIKIKNVSYSYDTENGENVALNDISLNIKEGEFIVFIGHNGSGKSTLVKMLNALIIPKEGEITVDGMLTSDVENKYEIRKKVGMVFQNPDNQLIATLVEDDVAFGPENLGIPPKEIVKRVNSALEAVDMTKFRNKAPHLLSGGQKQRVAIAGVLAIRPDIIVLDEPTAMLDPEGRGEVLSTVRRLNKEENKTIVFVTHYMEEVVYASRVVLLYDGKIVFNGTPKELFLNKELIAESGMTMPVPTALYHRLKARGIDIEDCPLTTEELVEGICRLL, via the coding sequence ATTATGGACGATATAATAAAGATCAAAAATGTCAGTTATTCTTATGATACGGAAAATGGTGAAAATGTAGCTCTTAATGATATAAGCTTAAATATCAAAGAGGGTGAATTTATTGTGTTTATCGGCCACAACGGTTCAGGTAAATCGACACTTGTCAAGATGTTAAATGCACTCATTATTCCAAAGGAAGGCGAAATAACAGTTGACGGAATGCTGACATCTGATGTTGAAAATAAATATGAGATAAGAAAAAAAGTAGGCATGGTTTTTCAAAATCCGGATAACCAGCTTATAGCCACGCTGGTTGAAGACGATGTGGCATTTGGCCCGGAAAATTTAGGGATACCGCCAAAGGAGATAGTCAAAAGGGTTAATTCAGCTCTTGAAGCCGTTGATATGACGAAATTCAGAAACAAGGCTCCGCATCTTTTAAGCGGCGGCCAGAAACAGCGCGTAGCTATCGCCGGAGTTTTAGCTATACGCCCGGATATAATAGTTCTGGACGAGCCTACTGCAATGCTGGACCCTGAAGGCAGGGGTGAAGTGCTTTCAACGGTTAGGCGCCTTAACAAAGAAGAAAACAAAACTATAGTTTTTGTTACGCATTATATGGAAGAAGTTGTATATGCTTCAAGAGTTGTGCTTTTATATGATGGTAAAATAGTATTCAACGGGACGCCCAAAGAGCTTTTTTTGAACAAAGAGCTTATTGCTGAATCGGGAATGACAATGCCTGTTCCAACGGCACTTTACCATCGGTTAAAGGCAAGGGGTATAGATATTGAGGACTGCCCGCTTACAACTGAGGAGTTAGTGGAGGGAATATGTCGCTTGTTATAG
- the rpsD gene encoding 30S ribosomal protein S4, which translates to MARHTGSVCRLCRREGAKLFLKGDRCYSQKCSYTLRPVAPGQHGVSRKKQSGYGLQLREKQKVKRAYGMMESQFEKFFRIAETMKGKTGENLLQLLERRLDNVVYRLGLGDSRAQARQMVLHGFIKVNGKKVDIASYLVNEGDEITIREKSRDMEKFKEIREGDARPMPKWLTFDNANLTGKVIAIPDRDDIDLTIEEHQIVELYSK; encoded by the coding sequence ATGGCAAGACATACAGGATCTGTTTGCCGTTTGTGCCGCCGGGAGGGTGCAAAACTCTTCCTTAAGGGTGACCGTTGTTATTCGCAGAAGTGTTCTTATACTTTGCGTCCGGTTGCACCAGGCCAGCACGGTGTAAGCAGAAAAAAGCAATCTGGATATGGGCTTCAGTTGCGCGAAAAACAGAAAGTAAAACGTGCATATGGAATGATGGAATCTCAGTTTGAGAAATTCTTTAGAATTGCTGAAACCATGAAGGGAAAGACTGGTGAAAATCTGTTGCAGCTTTTAGAGCGCAGGTTAGACAATGTTGTTTACCGTTTAGGACTTGGCGACAGCCGTGCACAGGCTAGGCAGATGGTTTTACATGGTTTTATTAAAGTAAATGGCAAAAAGGTTGATATAGCATCATACTTAGTTAATGAAGGTGATGAAATTACTATTCGCGAGAAAAGCCGTGATATGGAAAAATTTAAGGAAATACGCGAAGGCGATGCAAGGCCGATGCCGAAATGGTTAACGTTTGATAATGCGAATTTAACAGGAAAAGTTATAGCAATTCCGGATAGAGACGACATCGATTTAACGATAGAAGAGCATCAGATTGTAGAGCTTTATTCCAAATAA
- the map gene encoding type I methionyl aminopeptidase, translating into MLILKSSREIQLMRESGKILYEVMQSLIENVRPGITTHFLDEVAKKEVLKYNASCSFKGYQGYPAHICTSINEEIVHGIPSRDRVLKEGDIIGIDAGVLYKGYNSDMARTIPVGKISDKAKRLIDTGKQCFFDGIAELKEGNRLYDISAAIEKTAKSNGYAITRELTGHGIGKTLHEDPSIPNYKPAGFGVRLKTGMTLAIEPMINAGAAPVKWEKNGWTVRTADRSLSTHYENTVALTDNGVVILTAP; encoded by the coding sequence ATGTTAATACTTAAATCCTCAAGAGAAATACAGTTAATGAGGGAATCCGGAAAGATTCTTTATGAAGTTATGCAGTCTCTCATAGAAAATGTCAGGCCTGGGATAACTACGCACTTTTTAGACGAAGTTGCAAAAAAAGAAGTTTTAAAGTATAATGCTTCTTGTTCTTTTAAAGGGTATCAAGGATATCCGGCTCACATATGTACTTCTATAAATGAGGAGATAGTCCATGGTATACCGTCTCGTGACCGTGTTTTAAAAGAGGGCGACATAATCGGTATTGATGCCGGCGTACTTTATAAAGGGTATAATTCTGACATGGCTAGAACTATCCCTGTCGGGAAAATATCTGATAAAGCCAAACGCTTGATTGATACGGGTAAGCAATGCTTTTTTGACGGAATAGCAGAGCTAAAAGAAGGAAACAGACTTTATGATATTTCGGCAGCCATTGAAAAGACTGCTAAATCAAACGGCTATGCTATCACGCGGGAACTGACAGGCCATGGAATAGGTAAAACCCTGCATGAGGATCCTAGTATACCTAATTATAAACCTGCAGGTTTTGGCGTACGGCTTAAAACTGGAATGACGCTTGCTATAGAACCTATGATAAATGCGGGAGCGGCACCTGTTAAATGGGAAAAAAACGGGTGGACGGTACGCACGGCGGATAGATCTCTTAGCACTCATTATGAGAACACAGTTGCTTTAACTGATAATGGCGTTGTCATTTTGACTGCACCCTAG
- the rpsM gene encoding 30S ribosomal protein S13 yields the protein MARIAGVDLPRDKRVEVGLTYIYGIGPKCAQNIIKATGVNPDIRVKDLDESDVSKLREYIDKNVKVEGDLRREVSLNIKRLVEIGCYRGIRHRRGLPVRGQSTKQNARTRKGPKRAAASKKK from the coding sequence ATGGCACGTATCGCTGGTGTAGATCTTCCAAGAGATAAGCGTGTTGAAGTAGGCCTTACTTATATTTATGGTATAGGTCCTAAGTGCGCTCAAAATATAATTAAAGCTACCGGCGTAAATCCTGACATTCGTGTTAAGGATTTAGATGAATCGGATGTTAGTAAATTAAGAGAGTATATCGATAAGAATGTCAAGGTAGAAGGCGATTTAAGGCGTGAAGTTTCGTTAAACATAAAACGTCTTGTTGAAATCGGCTGTTACCGCGGAATAAGACATCGTCGCGGCTTGCCTGTTCGTGGGCAAAGCACGAAACAAAACGCAAGAACCCGCAAAGGCCCCAAAAGGGCTGCAGCGAGCAAGAAAAAATAG
- the infA gene encoding translation initiation factor IF-1: protein MSKSDVIEMEGIVTETYPNAMFQVELSNGHKVLAHISGKLRMNYIRILPGDKVTVELSQYDLTKGRITWRGKN, encoded by the coding sequence TTGTCTAAAAGTGACGTGATTGAAATGGAAGGCATAGTTACTGAGACATATCCAAATGCGATGTTTCAGGTAGAGTTGTCTAACGGTCATAAAGTTTTAGCACATATATCAGGTAAACTTAGAATGAACTATATAAGGATACTACCTGGAGATAAAGTTACAGTTGAGCTTTCTCAGTATGATTTGACAAAGGGCAGAATTACCTGGCGCGGAAAAAACTAA
- a CDS encoding adenylate kinase, giving the protein MKLLFLGPPGAGKGTQAQIAAKELNISHISTGDMLRKEIKEQTELGKAAKDYINRGQLVPDSVIIDMVKKRLQEPDCKNGFILDGFPRTLEQAIALDAVVKLDYCINFVINDDIIFHRICGRRVCEKCGNVSHIDRLGDNTVCEVCGGKYVTRPDDNVETIKNRLEVYQKQTQPLISFYKEKGILRDIDSGVDSAIVFKQLLEILK; this is encoded by the coding sequence ATGAAGTTATTGTTTTTAGGCCCACCGGGAGCAGGAAAAGGCACACAGGCACAGATCGCAGCTAAGGAACTTAATATTTCGCATATTTCTACTGGAGATATGCTTAGAAAAGAAATAAAAGAGCAGACAGAGCTTGGAAAAGCTGCTAAAGATTATATAAATCGTGGACAGCTTGTTCCAGATAGTGTTATAATCGATATGGTAAAAAAGCGTTTACAGGAGCCGGATTGCAAAAACGGTTTTATCCTAGACGGTTTTCCAAGAACGCTTGAGCAGGCAATAGCGCTTGATGCCGTTGTTAAATTAGACTACTGCATCAATTTCGTTATAAACGACGACATAATATTCCACCGTATCTGTGGAAGAAGAGTTTGTGAAAAGTGCGGCAACGTATCTCATATAGACAGACTTGGAGACAACACAGTTTGTGAAGTCTGCGGCGGTAAATATGTAACGCGTCCAGATGACAATGTAGAAACCATTAAAAACAGGCTTGAAGTCTATCAAAAACAGACACAGCCGCTGATTAGTTTCTATAAAGAAAAGGGAATACTCAGAGATATAGATTCAGGAGTTGACTCAGCAATAGTGTTTAAACAGCTTCTTGAAATATTGAAATAA